The following proteins come from a genomic window of Bombyx mori chromosome 18, ASM3026992v2:
- the LOC101739315 gene encoding CWF19-like protein 2 homolog isoform X2, producing MAMTGLLKTYSKQDIKPPRDVKKKNGIDSYNPSTSSRELNPYWKDGGSGLPQTPESFRKARPFLKPSEEDDYYTLSSRGHKSDYHHSKQYENRSPSKAEQTLYQNRGSSKWKKNESLNQTERKSEEQKTNVEKHSEPTVSHSKCKDTVESKYLTDDKMNKLAAKIVKAEIMGNVKLANELKEKLETAREYRKQNPDAGQEEDNEGIMLISTNKKGNAMPLTQLKRGVAKNGDGKRKAETHVSGERAKYFGNDDKYNLAQMFQQEKYGNNYDDEAELAKIASKSKNPNDDLADIFMDHISKNRDDAKECQNERQKSINEHIRIERSLEGCEYCIDSKNMVKHMMISCGNKVYLALPSKQSLVKDHCLITTLQHSLCVTSLDEDVWEEILNYRKALTHFFNSQNKDVVFYETASRLHKYPHMIINCVPLPRDVGDTAPMYFKKGLLECEAEWSMNKKVVDLKGKSIRKGIPKGLPYFWVDFGMDPGFAHVIEDQQLFPKTFAEEIIAGILDLDHRAWKNPQREYGDVQRKKVLEFINGWKPFDPVKK from the exons ATGGCAATGACAGGTCTATTGAAAACATACTCAAAACAGGACATTAAGCCACCAagagatgtaaaaaaaaagaatggtaTTGATTCATATAATCCATCAACTAGTAGTAGAGAACTCAATCCTTACTGGAAAGATGGTGGCTCAGGACTACCGCAGACACCAGAAAGTTTTCGGAAAGCAAGACCTTTCCTCAAACCATCTGAAGAAGATGACTACTATACACTATCTTCTAGAGGTCATAAATCTGATTACCATCACTCAAAGCAGTATGAGAACCGAAGCCCATCAAAAGCAGAGCAGACACTATATCAGAACAGAGGGTCAagcaaatggaaaaaaaatgaaagctTAAACCAAACTGAAAGAAAAAGTGAAGAACAAAAAACCAATGTTGAAAAACATTCAGAACCAACAGTTAGTCATTCAAAATGTAAAGACACAGTTGAGAGTAAGTATTTAACTGATGATAAAATGAATAAACTAGCAGCTAAAATTGTAAAAGCTGAAATAATGGGAAATGTAAAACTTGCCaatgaattaaaagaaaaattggaAACTGCAAGAGAATATAGAAAACAGAATCCTGATGCTGGCCAAGAAGAAGACAATGAAGGAATTATGCTTATTTCTACCAACAAAAAAGGAAATGCAATGCCTTTAACCCAACTTAAAAGAGGTGTTGCTAAAAATGGTGATGGTAAAAGAAAAGCAGAAACTCATGTATCTGGTGAAAGagctaaatattttggaaaTGATGACAAATATAACCTAGCTCAAATG TTTCAGCAAGAAAAATATGGAAACAACTATGATGATGAAGCAGAACTGGCAAAGATTGCAAGTAAATCTAAAAATCCAAATGATGATCTTGCAGACATCTTCATGGATCATATATCAAAGAACAGAGATGATGCTAAGGAGTGTCAAAATGAGAGACAGAAAAGCATTAATGAGCATATACGGATTGAAAGATCTTTGGAAGGTTGTGAATATTGCATAGATTCTAAAAATATGGTGAAACACATGATGATCAGCTGTGGTAACAAGGTGTACTTGGCTTTACCATCAAAACAATCACTTGTCAAAGATCATTGTTTAATTACTACTTTACAGCATTCACTTTGTGTCACATCCTTAGATGAAGATGTTTGGGAGGAAATTTTG AACTATAGGAAAGCCttgacacatttttttaattcacaaaaTAAAGATGTAGTATTTTACGAAACAGCTTCAAGATTACACAAATATCCTCATATGATTATAAATTGTGTGCCTTTACCAAGAGATGTTGGTGATACAGCACCTATGTATTTTAAGAAAGGATTATTAGAATGTGAAGCAGAATGGTCTATGAACAAAAAAGTCGTTGATCTAAAAGGTAAAAGCATTCGGAAAGGAATACCTAAAGGACTACCATATTTCTGGGTAGATTTCGGCATGGATCCTGGTTTCGCACATGTAATTGAAGATCAACAATTATTCCCGAAAACATTTGCAGAG GAAATAATTGCTGGAATATTGGACTTAGATCATAGAGCATGGAAAAACCCACAACGAGAATATGGTGATGTGCAAAGGAAGAAGGTCTTAGAATTTATAAATGGCTGGAAACCATTTGATCCTGTAAAAAAATAG
- the LOC101739315 gene encoding CWF19-like protein 2 homolog isoform X1, producing the protein MFKMKEKKHKNKSHEPKELKSKKKAHIINSSSSSNSDSEQWVEKESSIVQKETREDWMAMTGLLKTYSKQDIKPPRDVKKKNGIDSYNPSTSSRELNPYWKDGGSGLPQTPESFRKARPFLKPSEEDDYYTLSSRGHKSDYHHSKQYENRSPSKAEQTLYQNRGSSKWKKNESLNQTERKSEEQKTNVEKHSEPTVSHSKCKDTVESKYLTDDKMNKLAAKIVKAEIMGNVKLANELKEKLETAREYRKQNPDAGQEEDNEGIMLISTNKKGNAMPLTQLKRGVAKNGDGKRKAETHVSGERAKYFGNDDKYNLAQMFQQEKYGNNYDDEAELAKIASKSKNPNDDLADIFMDHISKNRDDAKECQNERQKSINEHIRIERSLEGCEYCIDSKNMVKHMMISCGNKVYLALPSKQSLVKDHCLITTLQHSLCVTSLDEDVWEEILNYRKALTHFFNSQNKDVVFYETASRLHKYPHMIINCVPLPRDVGDTAPMYFKKGLLECEAEWSMNKKVVDLKGKSIRKGIPKGLPYFWVDFGMDPGFAHVIEDQQLFPKTFAEEIIAGILDLDHRAWKNPQREYGDVQRKKVLEFINGWKPFDPVKK; encoded by the exons ATGTTCAAAATGAAAGAGAAAAAGCACAAGAATAAATCTCATGAGCCGAAAGAGCTtaagagtaaaaaaaaagcacatatTATTAAC TCATCAAGTTCTTCAAATTCTGATTCAGAGCAATGGGTTGAAAAAGAAAGTTCAATAGTGCAAAAAGAAACTCGAGAAGACTGGATGGCAATGACAGGTCTATTGAAAACATACTCAAAACAGGACATTAAGCCACCAagagatgtaaaaaaaaagaatggtaTTGATTCATATAATCCATCAACTAGTAGTAGAGAACTCAATCCTTACTGGAAAGATGGTGGCTCAGGACTACCGCAGACACCAGAAAGTTTTCGGAAAGCAAGACCTTTCCTCAAACCATCTGAAGAAGATGACTACTATACACTATCTTCTAGAGGTCATAAATCTGATTACCATCACTCAAAGCAGTATGAGAACCGAAGCCCATCAAAAGCAGAGCAGACACTATATCAGAACAGAGGGTCAagcaaatggaaaaaaaatgaaagctTAAACCAAACTGAAAGAAAAAGTGAAGAACAAAAAACCAATGTTGAAAAACATTCAGAACCAACAGTTAGTCATTCAAAATGTAAAGACACAGTTGAGAGTAAGTATTTAACTGATGATAAAATGAATAAACTAGCAGCTAAAATTGTAAAAGCTGAAATAATGGGAAATGTAAAACTTGCCaatgaattaaaagaaaaattggaAACTGCAAGAGAATATAGAAAACAGAATCCTGATGCTGGCCAAGAAGAAGACAATGAAGGAATTATGCTTATTTCTACCAACAAAAAAGGAAATGCAATGCCTTTAACCCAACTTAAAAGAGGTGTTGCTAAAAATGGTGATGGTAAAAGAAAAGCAGAAACTCATGTATCTGGTGAAAGagctaaatattttggaaaTGATGACAAATATAACCTAGCTCAAATG TTTCAGCAAGAAAAATATGGAAACAACTATGATGATGAAGCAGAACTGGCAAAGATTGCAAGTAAATCTAAAAATCCAAATGATGATCTTGCAGACATCTTCATGGATCATATATCAAAGAACAGAGATGATGCTAAGGAGTGTCAAAATGAGAGACAGAAAAGCATTAATGAGCATATACGGATTGAAAGATCTTTGGAAGGTTGTGAATATTGCATAGATTCTAAAAATATGGTGAAACACATGATGATCAGCTGTGGTAACAAGGTGTACTTGGCTTTACCATCAAAACAATCACTTGTCAAAGATCATTGTTTAATTACTACTTTACAGCATTCACTTTGTGTCACATCCTTAGATGAAGATGTTTGGGAGGAAATTTTG AACTATAGGAAAGCCttgacacatttttttaattcacaaaaTAAAGATGTAGTATTTTACGAAACAGCTTCAAGATTACACAAATATCCTCATATGATTATAAATTGTGTGCCTTTACCAAGAGATGTTGGTGATACAGCACCTATGTATTTTAAGAAAGGATTATTAGAATGTGAAGCAGAATGGTCTATGAACAAAAAAGTCGTTGATCTAAAAGGTAAAAGCATTCGGAAAGGAATACCTAAAGGACTACCATATTTCTGGGTAGATTTCGGCATGGATCCTGGTTTCGCACATGTAATTGAAGATCAACAATTATTCCCGAAAACATTTGCAGAG GAAATAATTGCTGGAATATTGGACTTAGATCATAGAGCATGGAAAAACCCACAACGAGAATATGGTGATGTGCAAAGGAAGAAGGTCTTAGAATTTATAAATGGCTGGAAACCATTTGATCCTGTAAAAAAATAG
- the LOC110385580 gene encoding uncharacterized protein K02A2.6, with protein MLKVHKGKLGYVETTELHLIQYLLNIYTQFRFSINYAKISQTNQIEYLGHIIDKHGIHPTKSKIDAITKAPAPSNAKELRSFLGLVNFYERFVPHLHGICSDLHDLTSKKNRWRWTDHENRIFEDTKKCITSSQPLIAFDEKRPLYLACDASEKGLGAVLFHKDSNIEQPIAFASRKLRPAEMKYSVIDREALAIVFGIKKFDQYLRGTKFNLVTDHKPLIHIMGARRNLPKLANNRLVRWALVVGSYQYDIYYRKGENNTLADCLSRLPNPETEPSETEGLVHKIDLRLLSTRMTDLNLSEQLLMKTTAKDHILTKVCQNLKTGWRESVYNPEMKPFYRNRTELSVENKILMRQGRIVIPTALRKAILTYLHRGHPGISAMKALSRYYVWWPNLDEDIELFVKKCTRCQQNRPCNPELPVFSWSIPEEVWERIHIDFAGPFEGSYWLVLCDALSKWVEIRPMKHINTRSLCLTLDNIFCTFGLPKMIISDNGPQFTSYEFKEYCTKQSILHVTSSPYHPRTNGLAERLVRTFKNRMASVDNTNLERRLLEFLFTYRNTPHSSTGKSPAEMMFGRQLNCILSNIRPDKRRLMQYLQVKENIRTTSPSYRPSDQVYIKTRNDKIWEPAVITSRKHKYSYIVSTPGGLEKRRHADHIRPRESSTSETPRNERAHSSMLPTTASPDIGMETSISERLTNNKNSLPTLQSPTNVQISPNSPSQHSKLYSSPAPVSTPVPFAPRRSNRRIQAPRRLINEM; from the exons atgttgaaagttcacaaa GGGAAATTAGGATATGTGGAGACTACAGAACTACACTTAATCCAGTACTTATTAAACATCTACACCCAGTTCCGATTTTCGATCAACTACGCCAAAATCTCGCAAacg AATCAGATTGAATACCTAGGTCACATAATAGATAAACATGGCATCCACCCAACCAAATCTAAAATTGATGCCATAACTAAGGCCCCAGCACCTAGTAATGCAAAAGAACTACGATCATTTTTAGgactagttaacttttacgaacgGTTTGTACCACATCTTCACGGAATTTGTTCGGATCTTCATGATCtaactagtaaaaaaaatagatggcgttggaCTGATCATGAAAACAGAATATTTGAAGATACAAAGAAATGCATAACGTCTTCACAACCATTAATTGCATTTGACGAGAAACGTCCCCTTTATTTAGCATGTGACGCTTCCGAAAAGGGATTGGGTGCAGTATTATTCCACAAGGACTCGAACATAGAACAGCCAATTGCTTTTGCTTCAAGGAAACTACGACCAGCGGAAATGAAATATTCCGTTATTGATCGTGAAGCTTTAGCAATAGTatttggtataaaaaaatttgatcagTACTTGAGAGGAACGAAATTTAATCTAGTTACGGACCATAAACCTCTTATACATATTATGGGTGCACGCCGCAACCTTCCTAAACTAGCCAATAACCGATTGGTAAGATGGGCCCTAGTAGTGGGAAGTTATCAATATGACATTTACTACAGGAAAGGTGAAAATAACACATTAGCTGATTGCCTTTCCAGATTACCAAACCCTGAAACTGAACCCTCCGAGACAGAAGGGCTTGTACATAAAATAGATCTACGTCTTTTGAGCACTCGAATGACTGACCTTAACCTATCAGAACAGTTACTTATGAAAACAACTGCAAAGGATCatatactcacaaaagtttgtcaaaatttaaaaaccggCTGGAGAGAATCAGTATACAATCCAGAAATGAAACCATTCTACAGAAACCGGACTGAATTATCTGTTGAGAATAAGATACTTATGAGGCAAGGACGCATCGTTATACCTACAGCACTCCGAAAAGCCATTCTTACATACCTTCATCGAGGACACCCTGGCATTTCTGCTATGAAAGCACTTTCACGTTACTATGTTTGGTGGCCTAACCTTGACGAAGACATAGAATTATTTGTCAAGAAATGTACCAGATGCCAACAGAACCGCCCTTGTAATCCTGAACTTCCTGTATTTTCCTGGTCCATACCAGAAGAAGTATGGGAGAGAATCCATATCGACTTTGCTGGACCGTTCGAAGGATCGTATTGGTTGGTATTGTGCGACGCTCTCTCCAAATGGGTGGAAATACGACCGATGAAACACATCAACACCAGATCACTTTGTCTTacattagataacatattttgtaCATTTGGCTTACCAAAAATGATTATATCCGATAATGGACCTCAATTTACATCTTatgaatttaaagaatattgcaCAAAACAGTCTATTTTACATGTCACATCATCTCCATATCATCCTCGGACAAATGGGCTGGCAGAACGTTTAGTCAGAACATTCAAAAATAGAATGGCATCGGTAGACAATACAAATCTCGAGCGCCGACTATTAGAATTTCTGTTTACATACAGAAACACTCCGCACTCGTCCACTGGTAAATCTCCAGCTGAGATGATGTTTGGAAGACAATTGAATTGCATACTTTCCAACATTCGGCCAGACAAAAGAAGGTTAATGCAGTATTTacaagtaaaagaaaatattcgtACCACATCACCGAGTTACCGACCAAGTGACCaagtatatattaaaacacGCAATGATAAAATATGGGAACCAGCGGTAATTACATCccgaaaacataaatattcatatattgtttcaacACCAGGAGGACTAGAAAAACGAAGACACGCTGATCACATCAGGCCACGCGAGTCTTCCACCTCAGAAACCCCGAGGAATGAAAGGGCGCATTCTTCTATGCTGCCGACGACTGCTTCTCCAGACATTGGAATGGAAACATCAATTAGCGAAAGGCTAACTAACAATAAGAATTCATTACCTACACTGCAGTCGCCTACAAATGTACAAATTTCTCCAAATTCACCTTCACAGCATTCGAAGTTATACTCCTCACCTGCTCCGGTCTCCACTCCTGTGCCATTTGCTCCGCGTCGAAGTAATCGACGTATACAGGCACCCCGCCGTCTGATCAACGAGATGTAG